In the genome of Telluria beijingensis, one region contains:
- the fliQ gene encoding flagellar biosynthesis protein FliQ, with protein MSPDIAVDLVVEALQIVMLLVMVLVVPGLVMGLVVALFQAATQINEQTLSFLPRLLVTLLAVILAGHWMTSRLMDYCVSVFQRAATLVG; from the coding sequence ATGAGTCCCGATATCGCCGTCGACCTGGTGGTCGAGGCCCTGCAGATCGTGATGCTGCTGGTGATGGTGCTGGTCGTGCCGGGCCTGGTCATGGGCCTGGTGGTGGCGCTGTTCCAGGCCGCCACCCAGATCAACGAACAGACCCTGAGCTTCCTGCCGCGCCTCCTGGTGACGTTGCTGGCGGTGATCCTGGCCGGCCACTGGATGACGTCGCGGCTGATGGATTACTGCGTGTCGGTGTTCCAGCGCGCGGCCACCCTGGTGGGTTGA
- the fliP gene encoding flagellar type III secretion system pore protein FliP (The bacterial flagellar biogenesis protein FliP forms a type III secretion system (T3SS)-type pore required for flagellar assembly.), which yields MMRGTRGAATAALLLGGLLLSAPALAQNQDLLAGVIPGADSTSSGMSVKSQILVIMTLLGLLPVMIMMMTCFTRFVIILSLLRQALGLQQGLPTRIITGIALILTILVMRPIGEQVWKEAFLPYDQNRIGLEEALRIAEGPVSRFMLAQTSKASLAQVARLAGEPAYAQPQQHSFPVKLAAFVLSELKTAFQIGAMLFIPFLIIDLVVASVLMAMGMMMLSPLVISLPFKLLLFVLVDGWTLTVSTLVGSIHGY from the coding sequence ATGATGCGCGGCACCCGCGGCGCGGCAACGGCCGCGCTGCTGCTGGGCGGCCTGCTGCTGTCGGCGCCCGCGCTGGCCCAGAACCAGGACCTGCTGGCCGGCGTCATCCCGGGCGCCGATTCAACCAGTTCCGGCATGAGCGTCAAGTCGCAGATCCTGGTCATCATGACCCTGCTCGGGCTGCTGCCCGTGATGATCATGATGATGACCTGCTTCACCCGGTTCGTGATCATCCTGTCGCTGCTGCGCCAGGCCCTCGGCCTGCAGCAGGGCCTGCCCACCCGCATCATCACCGGCATCGCCCTGATCCTGACCATCCTGGTGATGCGTCCGATCGGCGAGCAGGTGTGGAAAGAGGCTTTCCTGCCCTACGACCAGAACCGGATCGGCCTGGAGGAGGCGCTGCGCATCGCCGAAGGACCGGTGTCGCGCTTCATGCTGGCCCAGACCAGCAAGGCCTCGCTGGCGCAGGTGGCGCGCCTGGCCGGCGAGCCCGCGTACGCCCAGCCGCAGCAGCACAGCTTCCCGGTCAAGCTGGCCGCCTTCGTGCTGTCCGAACTCAAGACCGCGTTCCAGATCGGGGCCATGCTGTTCATCCCGTTCCTGATCATCGACCTGGTGGTGGCCTCGGTGCTGATGGCGATGGGCATGATGATGCTGTCGCCGCTGGTGATCTCGCTGCCGTTCAAGCTGCTGCTGTTCGTGCTGGTCGACGGCTGGACGCTCACCGTCAGCACCCTGGTCGGCAGCATCCACGGCTACTAG
- a CDS encoding FliG C-terminal domain-containing protein, whose translation MADQNNYEDDDAVVLSPVEQAAIVLLSIGEEQAAAVLRCLERDELLELTQVMSRMSGIKVDAVKSALQTFFDDYRQQSGLHGASRSYLKRSLDLALGSDIANSVLNTIYGDAIRPMMARLQYASPRWLAEFVSSEHVQMQAVFLAFLPPALASQILEALPLEGRELVLLNMARLDEIDRDVLHELEELVNRCLAALDTQSASVEGVRQVADILNRLQDNRAGMVELLRAHDPEVVSQIEMSMYDFFILSRQTEQVITRLLDDVPLEQWAIALKGAEAPLREAILAAMPRRQAQSFEDLMRRSGPIPMSRIEQTRREIMATVKELADAGEIDIQLFAEATAE comes from the coding sequence ATGGCCGACCAGAATAATTACGAGGACGACGACGCCGTCGTCCTGTCGCCGGTCGAACAGGCCGCGATCGTGCTGCTGTCGATCGGCGAGGAACAGGCGGCCGCCGTGCTGCGCTGCCTCGAGCGCGACGAGTTACTGGAACTGACCCAGGTGATGTCGCGCATGAGCGGCATCAAGGTCGACGCGGTCAAGTCGGCGCTGCAGACTTTCTTCGACGACTACCGCCAGCAGAGCGGCCTGCACGGCGCCTCGCGCAGCTACCTCAAGCGCTCGCTCGACCTGGCGCTGGGCAGCGACATCGCCAACAGCGTGCTCAACACGATCTATGGCGATGCCATCCGTCCGATGATGGCGCGCCTGCAGTATGCCTCGCCGCGCTGGCTGGCCGAATTCGTCTCCAGCGAGCACGTGCAGATGCAGGCCGTGTTCTTGGCCTTCCTGCCGCCGGCGCTGGCCTCCCAGATCCTGGAAGCGCTGCCGCTCGAGGGCCGCGAACTGGTGCTGTTGAACATGGCGCGCCTGGACGAGATCGACCGCGACGTGCTGCACGAGCTGGAAGAACTGGTCAACCGCTGCCTGGCCGCGCTCGACACGCAGAGCGCCAGCGTGGAAGGCGTGCGCCAGGTGGCCGACATCCTCAACCGCCTGCAGGACAACCGCGCCGGCATGGTCGAACTGCTGCGCGCCCACGATCCCGAGGTGGTGTCGCAGATCGAGATGTCGATGTACGACTTCTTCATCCTGTCGCGCCAGACCGAGCAGGTCATCACCCGCCTGCTCGACGACGTGCCGCTGGAGCAGTGGGCGATCGCGCTCAAGGGCGCCGAGGCGCCGCTGCGCGAAGCCATCCTGGCCGCGATGCCGCGCCGCCAGGCGCAGAGCTTCGAAGACCTGATGCGCCGCTCGGGCCCGATCCCGATGTCGCGCATCGAGCAGACCCGGCGCGAAATCATGGCCACCGTCAAGGAACTGGCCGACGCCGGCGAGATCGACATCCAGCTGTTTGCCGAGGCGACCGCGGAATGA
- the fliR gene encoding flagellar biosynthetic protein FliR: MGIELFSYLLPLIGALWWPFCRIMAMMVTAPVMGDGAIPMPVRALLAVVLSFLMLPLTRTGAAPDPFSLSGVVAMFEQAVIGGVLGLALQFAMAAVTMLGFLASSQIGFSMAQMNDPVNGQVSDVISGLMSLVAMLVFFAIDGHLVLVAVLGQSFHAWPVGYGWQPMLLEAVALNVGWVFAAAILLALPIVFSTIVVQMGFGFLNRVAPSLNLFSLGFALVTIFGLMMLVQLVRFIPEHYVAMTNQVLEMLTEQMRIARGG, translated from the coding sequence ATGGGCATCGAGCTGTTCAGTTACCTGCTGCCGCTGATCGGCGCCCTGTGGTGGCCGTTCTGCCGCATCATGGCGATGATGGTCACCGCCCCGGTGATGGGCGACGGCGCGATCCCGATGCCGGTGCGCGCGCTGCTGGCGGTGGTGCTGTCGTTCCTGATGCTGCCCCTGACCCGGACCGGCGCCGCGCCCGATCCGTTCTCGCTGTCCGGCGTGGTCGCCATGTTCGAGCAGGCCGTGATCGGCGGCGTGCTGGGCCTGGCCCTGCAGTTCGCGATGGCGGCGGTCACCATGCTCGGCTTCCTGGCCTCGAGCCAGATCGGCTTCTCGATGGCGCAGATGAACGACCCGGTCAACGGCCAGGTCTCGGACGTGATCTCGGGCCTGATGTCGCTGGTGGCGATGCTGGTGTTCTTCGCGATCGACGGCCACCTGGTGCTGGTGGCGGTGCTGGGCCAGAGTTTCCATGCCTGGCCGGTCGGCTACGGCTGGCAGCCCATGCTGCTGGAGGCGGTGGCGCTGAATGTCGGCTGGGTGTTCGCCGCCGCGATCCTGCTGGCGCTGCCGATCGTGTTCTCGACCATCGTGGTGCAGATGGGCTTCGGCTTCCTGAACCGGGTGGCGCCGAGCCTCAACCTGTTCTCGCTGGGCTTCGCGCTGGTGACGATCTTCGGCCTCATGATGCTGGTCCAGCTGGTGCGCTTCATCCCCGAACACTACGTCGCGATGACCAACCAGGTGCTGGAAATGCTCACCGAACAGATGAGGATAGCCCGTGGCGGATAA
- a CDS encoding flagellar hook-basal body complex protein FliE, whose translation MATELAGLIQADLAQLTNDANRLAIAPAASFLQPGAHADNAFSFSGVMKQALDNVNAQDQAAGAKVAAVESGKSDDLVGAMLASQQASLSFSMLMQVRNKVMTAVDELIKLPI comes from the coding sequence ATGGCAACTGAACTTGCCGGCCTGATCCAGGCTGACCTGGCGCAACTGACCAACGACGCGAACCGCCTGGCGATCGCCCCAGCCGCTTCCTTCCTCCAACCCGGAGCGCATGCCGACAACGCTTTCTCGTTCAGCGGGGTCATGAAGCAGGCCCTCGACAACGTCAATGCCCAGGACCAGGCGGCCGGCGCGAAAGTCGCCGCGGTCGAATCCGGCAAGAGCGACGACCTGGTCGGCGCGATGCTGGCCAGCCAGCAGGCCAGCCTGTCGTTCTCGATGCTGATGCAAGTGCGCAACAAGGTCATGACGGCGGTCGACGAACTGATCAAGCTCCCGATCTAA
- the fliI gene encoding flagellar protein export ATPase FliI, giving the protein MMALADSLRAVDIGAVPVATPTGRLVGAQGLLLESVGCRLHTGQRCRIETVDGEWLDAQVVGFREKVSYLMPFKKAAGLATGARVLPAPEKSDLMIGPSWLGRMVNGLGEPIDGLGPLRGDQPLASTPPRVNPLRKTPVEEPLDVGVRAINAMLTIGKGQRVGLMAGSGVGKSVLLGLITRQTVADVIVVGLIGERNREVREFVERSLGPDGLRRSVLVVAPADESPLMRVMATEMCHAVAAHFRDRGLNVLMLCDSLTRYAMALREVALSLGEPPATRGYPPSVFSNLPQLVESAGNGEHPQGSMSAIYTVLAEGDDQQDPVVDSARAILDGHIVLTRELAERGHYPAIDVAQSISRCMAQVVPQEHALAARKLKAAMARHARVRDLIPLGAYVPGADPETDRAVQLQPQIEAFLCQGTREEAPMDGCVDALKAMMA; this is encoded by the coding sequence ATGATGGCCCTGGCCGACTCCCTGCGCGCGGTCGACATCGGCGCGGTGCCGGTGGCGACGCCGACCGGACGCCTGGTGGGCGCCCAGGGACTGCTGCTCGAATCCGTCGGCTGCCGCCTGCATACCGGCCAGCGCTGCCGCATCGAGACCGTCGACGGCGAATGGCTCGATGCCCAGGTGGTGGGCTTCCGCGAAAAGGTGTCGTACCTGATGCCGTTCAAGAAGGCGGCCGGTCTCGCCACCGGCGCACGGGTGCTGCCCGCGCCCGAGAAGAGCGACCTGATGATCGGCCCGTCCTGGCTGGGCCGCATGGTCAACGGCCTGGGCGAGCCGATCGACGGCCTCGGTCCCCTGCGCGGCGACCAGCCGCTGGCGAGCACCCCGCCGCGCGTCAATCCCCTGCGCAAGACGCCGGTCGAGGAACCGCTCGACGTCGGCGTGCGCGCCATCAATGCCATGCTCACCATCGGCAAGGGCCAGCGCGTCGGCCTGATGGCCGGCTCCGGGGTCGGCAAGTCGGTGCTGCTGGGCCTGATCACGCGCCAGACCGTGGCCGACGTGATCGTGGTCGGCCTGATCGGCGAGCGTAACCGCGAAGTGCGCGAATTCGTCGAGCGCTCCCTCGGCCCCGACGGCTTGCGGCGATCCGTGCTGGTGGTGGCCCCGGCCGACGAAAGCCCGCTGATGCGGGTAATGGCGACCGAGATGTGCCACGCCGTCGCCGCCCACTTCCGCGACCGCGGCCTGAACGTGCTGATGCTGTGCGATTCGCTGACCCGCTATGCGATGGCGCTGCGCGAAGTGGCGCTGTCGCTGGGCGAGCCGCCGGCCACGCGCGGCTATCCGCCGTCGGTGTTCTCGAACCTGCCGCAGCTGGTGGAATCGGCCGGCAATGGCGAGCACCCGCAAGGCAGCATGAGCGCCATCTATACCGTGCTGGCCGAGGGCGACGACCAGCAGGATCCGGTGGTCGACTCGGCGCGCGCGATCCTCGACGGCCACATCGTGCTGACCCGCGAACTGGCCGAGCGCGGCCACTACCCGGCGATCGACGTCGCCCAGTCGATCTCGCGCTGCATGGCCCAGGTGGTGCCGCAGGAACATGCGCTGGCCGCGCGCAAGCTGAAGGCCGCGATGGCGCGCCATGCGCGCGTGCGCGATTTGATCCCGCTCGGCGCGTATGTGCCGGGCGCCGATCC
- the flhB gene encoding flagellar type III secretion system protein FlhB, protein MADNNSGGDKTEKPSAQKLRKARQEGQVVRSRDLATAVGILVSLKVFSLMAPGYLEDMRHLFRLVFVPLGEAGNLENALSVVFVAGVALLAKMVLPLAAVPLAIVAAGAVPGGFIASGKNLQPKLSRFSPITNLGNLFSQKHWVGFATSFAKAVMLGVVLWMVTRSGMKAYLELQRMPLPEALAAGSGMALDALMAMVAVFVVFAVIDVPVQHWLFMRNQRMSKQDIKEEHKSNEGRPEVKQRIRQLQQQLARRSVRSTVPTADVVIVNPEHYAVALKYDTGRAEAPFVVAKGVDEMALYIRQIAREHQIETLVLPPLARAIYNTSQVQQQIPAQLYQAVSQVLNYVLQLNAFRSGRRQAPPRFPHEVDVPSHLSEARA, encoded by the coding sequence GTGGCGGATAACAATAGCGGCGGCGACAAGACCGAAAAACCCTCGGCGCAGAAGCTGAGGAAGGCGCGCCAGGAGGGCCAGGTGGTGCGTTCGCGCGACCTGGCGACGGCGGTCGGCATCCTGGTCAGCCTGAAGGTGTTTTCCCTGATGGCGCCGGGCTACCTGGAAGACATGCGCCACCTGTTCCGGCTGGTGTTCGTGCCGCTGGGCGAGGCTGGAAACCTCGAAAACGCGCTGTCGGTCGTGTTCGTGGCAGGCGTGGCGCTGTTGGCGAAGATGGTGCTGCCGCTGGCGGCGGTGCCGTTGGCGATCGTCGCGGCCGGCGCGGTGCCGGGCGGCTTCATCGCCAGCGGCAAGAACCTGCAGCCAAAGCTCAGCCGCTTCAGCCCCATCACCAACCTGGGCAACCTGTTCAGCCAGAAGCACTGGGTCGGCTTCGCCACCTCCTTCGCCAAGGCCGTCATGCTGGGCGTGGTGCTGTGGATGGTCACGCGCTCCGGCATGAAGGCCTATCTCGAACTGCAGCGCATGCCGCTGCCGGAGGCCCTGGCGGCCGGCAGCGGCATGGCCCTCGACGCGCTGATGGCGATGGTGGCCGTGTTCGTGGTGTTCGCCGTGATCGACGTGCCGGTGCAGCACTGGCTGTTCATGCGCAACCAGCGCATGAGCAAGCAGGATATCAAGGAAGAACACAAGAGCAACGAAGGCCGGCCCGAGGTCAAGCAGCGCATCCGCCAGCTGCAGCAGCAACTGGCCCGGCGCAGCGTGCGCAGCACGGTGCCGACCGCCGACGTCGTGATCGTCAACCCGGAACACTATGCGGTGGCGCTCAAGTACGACACCGGGCGCGCCGAGGCGCCGTTCGTGGTCGCCAAGGGCGTCGACGAGATGGCGCTCTACATCCGCCAGATCGCCAGGGAACACCAGATCGAGACCCTGGTCCTGCCGCCGCTGGCGCGCGCGATCTACAACACCAGCCAGGTGCAGCAGCAGATCCCGGCCCAGCTGTACCAGGCGGTGTCGCAGGTGCTGAACTACGTTTTACAACTGAACGCGTTCCGTTCGGGCCGGCGCCAGGCGCCCCCGCGGTTCCCCCACGAGGTGGACGTGCCATCTCATCTGAGCGAGGCCAGAGCATGA
- the fliF gene encoding flagellar basal-body MS-ring/collar protein FliF — translation MISSLKSAAAGKLALPSLPPLLRNNLPLLLGLAVAVTAAIMMYLWQDQSSYKPVFGAREKVAAADMMTVLEAEQIPYRVHPESGQVMVPAASLGKVRMLLAAKGVTAQLPAGLELMDRNDPLGVSQFVQDVRFRRGLEGELAQSILTMDAIASARVHLAIAKTSSFVTANTDGNSASVVVSVKPGRQLGSEQIAAIVNLVSGSVAGLKPQRVSLVDQAGNFLSSRVDLEGGFDGATQGDSASRRYTDEVRANVNDLLAPILGVDNYKVSVTAAVDNDRIEETQEKYGEAPKVTSEAMREEMEKNRMALGVPGTLSNRPPVPANPDALDTDAPGRNDDDGSARKNATTRQYAYDRAITQIKRERGRLKKLSVAVVLNNASAANGQAWTAAELANIKTILAGGLGIDAARGDVLAVSSLKFPAAPVAQEWWQERDNVVDMTSYALWALGAILAYFLLARPLLRAITSRLAPQQPPLAPAIPTLPGSSGAAAGAGAGTGAGALPAGVAALGAPEGAAAKASPGAVVPLLENYDLPPSGSAVDVMVDHLKILAGKEPERVAEVVKQWVQKKHGRPE, via the coding sequence GTGATCTCTTCCCTCAAGTCCGCCGCCGCCGGCAAGCTGGCCCTGCCCTCGCTGCCGCCCCTGCTGCGCAACAACCTCCCGCTGCTGCTCGGCCTGGCCGTCGCCGTCACCGCCGCGATCATGATGTACCTGTGGCAGGACCAGTCCAGCTACAAGCCGGTGTTCGGCGCGCGCGAAAAAGTCGCCGCCGCCGACATGATGACCGTGCTCGAAGCCGAGCAGATTCCGTATCGGGTCCACCCCGAGAGCGGCCAGGTGATGGTGCCGGCGGCGAGCCTGGGCAAGGTGCGCATGCTGCTGGCCGCCAAGGGCGTGACGGCCCAGCTGCCGGCCGGCCTGGAACTGATGGACCGCAACGACCCGCTGGGCGTGTCGCAGTTCGTGCAGGACGTGCGCTTCCGGCGCGGCCTCGAAGGCGAGCTGGCGCAGAGCATCCTGACCATGGACGCCATCGCGTCGGCCCGCGTCCACCTGGCGATCGCCAAGACCAGCTCCTTCGTCACCGCCAACACCGACGGCAATTCGGCCTCGGTGGTGGTCAGCGTGAAACCCGGCCGCCAGCTCGGCAGCGAGCAGATCGCCGCCATCGTCAACCTGGTCTCGGGCAGCGTGGCCGGCCTCAAGCCGCAGCGCGTGTCGCTGGTCGACCAGGCCGGCAACTTCCTGTCGTCCCGGGTCGACCTGGAAGGCGGCTTCGACGGCGCGACCCAGGGAGACAGTGCCTCCAGGCGTTACACCGACGAGGTGCGCGCCAACGTCAACGATCTGCTGGCGCCGATCCTGGGCGTCGACAACTACAAGGTCAGCGTCACCGCCGCGGTCGACAACGACCGCATCGAAGAAACCCAGGAAAAATACGGCGAAGCGCCGAAGGTCACCAGCGAAGCGATGCGCGAGGAGATGGAAAAGAACCGCATGGCGCTGGGCGTGCCGGGCACCCTGTCGAACCGCCCGCCGGTACCGGCCAATCCCGACGCCCTGGATACCGACGCGCCGGGCCGGAACGATGACGACGGCAGCGCGCGCAAGAACGCCACCACCCGCCAGTACGCCTACGACCGCGCGATCACCCAGATCAAGCGCGAGCGCGGCCGCCTCAAGAAACTGTCGGTGGCGGTGGTGCTCAATAATGCCAGCGCCGCCAACGGCCAGGCCTGGACCGCGGCCGAGCTGGCGAACATCAAGACCATCCTGGCCGGCGGCCTGGGCATCGACGCCGCGCGCGGCGACGTGCTGGCCGTCTCGAGCCTGAAGTTTCCGGCCGCCCCGGTGGCCCAGGAATGGTGGCAGGAGCGCGACAACGTGGTCGACATGACCAGCTACGCGCTGTGGGCGCTGGGCGCGATCCTCGCCTACTTCCTGCTGGCGCGCCCGCTGCTGCGCGCGATCACCTCGCGCCTGGCGCCGCAACAGCCGCCGCTGGCGCCGGCCATCCCAACCCTGCCGGGTTCGTCCGGCGCCGCGGCTGGGGCTGGGGCTGGGACTGGCGCCGGCGCCCTGCCCGCCGGCGTGGCGGCCCTCGGCGCGCCGGAAGGCGCGGCCGCAAAAGCCAGCCCTGGCGCCGTGGTCCCGCTGCTCGAGAACTACGACCTGCCCCCGAGCGGGTCGGCGGTGGACGTGATGGTCGACCACCTGAAGATCCTGGCCGGCAAGGAGCCCGAGCGCGTTGCCGAAGTCGTCAAACAATGGGTACAGAAAAAACATGGCCGACCAGAATAA
- the fliH gene encoding flagellar assembly protein FliH, whose protein sequence is MKQFRSYHFPPLHQLSSARPAGSSGAGSDEEWQGVLADGYRQGQREGYEAGLDQGRAEGYPRGEAEGRERGMEEGRAAALARFDELARPVEAMLEGLAQLKADLRAAQRNEVVELVGKIARQVIRAELALQPVQLLALVEEALAVMPPSRDEVEVFLNPEELRRVQELDPKRARKWTLLPDPALEPGECRVRAGDNEVDAGCQGRLAAVMEQVHDQLMAEEPAA, encoded by the coding sequence ATGAAGCAATTCAGGTCCTATCACTTCCCGCCGCTGCACCAGCTGAGCAGCGCGCGCCCGGCCGGTTCTAGCGGCGCCGGCTCGGACGAGGAATGGCAGGGCGTGCTGGCCGACGGCTACCGCCAGGGCCAGCGCGAGGGCTACGAGGCCGGCCTCGACCAGGGCCGGGCCGAAGGCTATCCGCGCGGCGAGGCCGAGGGCCGCGAGCGCGGCATGGAAGAAGGCCGCGCCGCCGCCCTGGCCCGCTTCGACGAACTTGCGCGTCCGGTCGAGGCCATGCTCGAGGGCCTGGCCCAGCTGAAGGCCGACCTGCGCGCGGCCCAGCGCAACGAAGTGGTCGAACTGGTCGGCAAGATCGCGCGCCAGGTGATCCGCGCCGAACTGGCGCTGCAGCCGGTGCAGCTGCTGGCCCTGGTCGAGGAAGCGCTGGCCGTGATGCCGCCCTCGCGCGACGAGGTCGAGGTGTTCCTCAATCCCGAAGAACTGCGCCGGGTGCAGGAACTCGACCCGAAGCGCGCCCGCAAATGGACCCTGCTGCCCGACCCCGCGCTGGAGCCGGGCGAGTGCCGCGTGCGCGCGGGCGACAATGAAGTCGACGCCGGCTGCCAGGGCCGCCTGGCGGCGGTGATGGAGCAGGTCCACGACCAGCTCATGGCCGAGGAACCGGCGGCATGA
- a CDS encoding FliM/FliN family flagellar motor switch protein codes for MDMNLNEQLAGDVIIDDLDGADQAPAAGRQAARQLPQMMRRIPVTLTLEVGSARVSLQELMDIQPSSVLPLDSLAGEPLVIKVNGTPIGRAEVVVAGEQYGLKVIDLDGLNLDMLAP; via the coding sequence ATGGACATGAACCTCAACGAGCAACTGGCGGGCGATGTGATCATCGATGACCTGGACGGCGCCGACCAGGCGCCCGCCGCCGGCCGCCAGGCCGCCCGCCAGCTGCCGCAGATGATGCGGCGCATCCCGGTGACCCTGACCCTCGAGGTCGGGTCGGCCCGCGTCTCGCTGCAGGAACTGATGGACATCCAGCCCTCGTCGGTGCTGCCGCTCGATTCGCTGGCCGGCGAGCCGCTGGTGATCAAGGTCAACGGCACCCCGATCGGGCGCGCCGAGGTGGTGGTCGCGGGCGAGCAGTACGGCCTGAAGGTGATCGACCTGGACGGCCTGAACCTGGACATGCTCGCGCCATGA
- a CDS encoding FliM/FliN family flagellar motor switch protein produces MSINQPDRVRDFQVLDPCLLGRPVHLLPAFAARLAEALGAAMASPGGRRYWGAYRLESLAFERAPDDRSLRWLGVTGTYGLAAVAFERSLLLGLLEGRYARRTQGPAAGANAAPQRDPGLERVTATEERLAATLAQQVAHLLDDKVAEGLAAAGATATAAAPRLAKDGASIVPAGAPGKAGWVIRAVLRAQYGRRDTDDPGLAPPEGQVWIGLDHGLMAHVLQGLKADRNGMRGAVRMAREPLASHLQVRLEGRLVSKEVTLATLFGLKIGDVIPVSVGRADVLLDDSRLFTAAVAEHKGKLCLTSFEDAE; encoded by the coding sequence ATGTCGATTAATCAACCAGATCGTGTCCGCGATTTCCAGGTGCTCGACCCCTGCCTGCTGGGCCGGCCGGTCCACCTGCTGCCGGCCTTTGCGGCGCGCCTGGCCGAAGCGCTGGGCGCCGCGATGGCCTCGCCCGGCGGGCGCCGCTACTGGGGCGCCTACCGCCTCGAGAGCCTGGCCTTCGAACGTGCCCCCGACGACCGCAGCCTGCGCTGGCTGGGTGTAACCGGTACTTACGGCCTGGCCGCCGTGGCCTTCGAGCGCAGCCTGTTGCTGGGACTGCTCGAAGGACGCTATGCGCGCCGCACCCAGGGCCCGGCCGCGGGCGCGAATGCCGCGCCGCAGCGCGATCCCGGCCTGGAGCGCGTGACGGCGACCGAGGAACGCCTGGCCGCGACCCTGGCTCAGCAGGTGGCGCACCTGCTCGACGATAAGGTGGCGGAAGGACTTGCGGCGGCCGGCGCTACTGCCACCGCCGCCGCGCCGCGCCTGGCCAAGGACGGCGCCTCGATCGTGCCGGCCGGCGCGCCGGGCAAGGCCGGCTGGGTGATCCGCGCCGTGCTGCGCGCCCAGTACGGCCGGCGCGACACCGACGACCCCGGCCTGGCGCCGCCGGAAGGGCAGGTCTGGATCGGTCTCGACCACGGCCTGATGGCCCACGTGCTGCAGGGCCTGAAGGCCGATCGCAACGGCATGCGCGGCGCGGTGCGCATGGCGCGCGAGCCGCTGGCCTCGCACCTGCAGGTCAGGCTCGAAGGCCGCCTGGTGAGCAAGGAAGTCACCCTGGCCACCCTGTTCGGCCTCAAGATCGGCGACGTGATCCCGGTCTCGGTCGGCCGCGCCGATGTGCTGCTCGACGATTCCCGCCTGTTCACCGCCGCCGTGGCCGAGCACAAGGGCAAGCTGTGTTTAACCTCATTTGAAGACGCCGAATAA